Proteins encoded by one window of Salicibibacter halophilus:
- a CDS encoding GNAT family N-acetyltransferase, with product MFQLEKGRVTVKITLADTSDAKLIHHVMIRAFMEYKDEEPPSSALEETVESISAAVNDGEQSFISYVDTEPVGMVRFRLKENGVYFYRLSVIPEKQGQGIATKILKSLEDYAKQNRKTTVLCKVRMDASKNIKLYNSLGYSIYKEEVVNKSNGVNIKVVSMMKQLQ from the coding sequence GTGTTTCAGTTGGAAAAAGGAAGGGTTACTGTGAAGATAACATTGGCAGATACATCTGATGCAAAATTAATTCATCACGTAATGATTAGGGCATTCATGGAATATAAAGATGAAGAACCTCCTTCAAGCGCCTTAGAAGAGACAGTAGAATCAATATCAGCAGCCGTAAATGATGGCGAGCAATCCTTCATTAGTTATGTCGATACTGAGCCAGTAGGTATGGTTCGTTTTCGCTTAAAAGAAAATGGTGTTTATTTTTACAGGCTGTCTGTCATCCCAGAGAAACAGGGTCAGGGTATTGCGACAAAAATATTAAAGTCATTGGAGGACTATGCAAAGCAAAACCGGAAAACCACAGTGCTTTGCAAAGTTCGTATGGACGCGTCTAAAAATATAAAACTATATAATTCATTAGGTTATAGCATCTATAAAGAAGAGGTGGTAAATAAATCAAATGGGGTAAATATAAAAGTTGTCTCAATGATGAAGCAATTGCAATAG
- a CDS encoding DUF2243 domain-containing protein → MTGIFLFADATRKHSSSLYRWIAGIFIGLGSFQLFDGMVSHKVLQVHQI, encoded by the coding sequence GTGACTGGAATATTTTTATTTGCGGACGCCACCCGTAAACACAGTTCCTCATTATACAGATGGATTGCAGGTATTTTCATCGGTCTCGGTTCTTTCCAATTATTCGACGGCATGGTCAGCCACAAAGTGTTGCAGGTTCACCAAATTTGA
- a CDS encoding iron chaperone: MEAFGEYLARIDHAEHRERMEKVLAWVMEKFPKLEPKIAWNQPMFTDHGTFIIGFSIAKHHLAASPEREGIIQFSDEIMQAGYSHSKMLVRFPWDRPVDFSLLEKMIEFNILDKEEYSTFWRK; this comes from the coding sequence ATGGAAGCATTTGGAGAATATTTAGCGCGTATTGATCACGCGGAACATCGGGAACGAATGGAAAAAGTTTTAGCTTGGGTGATGGAAAAATTTCCAAAGTTGGAACCGAAAATTGCGTGGAATCAGCCGATGTTTACCGATCACGGCACATTTATTATCGGCTTTAGCATAGCCAAACATCATCTGGCAGCTTCGCCTGAAAGAGAAGGAATCATTCAATTTTCCGATGAGATTATGCAGGCAGGCTATAGCCACAGCAAAATGTTGGTTCGTTTCCCTTGGGATCGTCCGGTTGATTTTTCATTACTCGAGAAAATGATCGAATTTAATATATTAGATAAGGAAGAGTATTCAACCTTTTGGCGGAAATAG
- a CDS encoding alpha/beta hydrolase, with product MPLDPQAKTILDFLSQGPSLETLPLEEARASFEKLSDTAQPQVVENVEDRTIPGPNGDIPIRIYNPFHDGSHPAFIFYHGGGWVVGSIETHDPLCRSLANLAQCIVISVDYRLAPEHKFPKAVEDAYAAAEWIAKNGADIHVDTDHIAVGGDSAGGNLATVTTMIAKEKGRPALSYQVLFYPSTGAGIPTESERENGEGYFLTTAMMTWFAGKYFHTFEELQNPYAVPLKAEDLSGLPPALVITAEFDPLRDEGKMYADELEKAGVDVVHTCYDGMIHGFVSMDAFISKGTEAIEQAAGALRDVFRV from the coding sequence ATGCCGCTTGATCCGCAAGCAAAAACGATTTTGGATTTTTTGTCTCAAGGGCCGTCATTGGAAACATTGCCGCTCGAGGAAGCACGGGCTTCTTTTGAAAAACTAAGCGACACGGCGCAACCACAGGTTGTTGAAAACGTCGAAGACCGCACCATCCCCGGTCCGAATGGCGACATTCCTATTCGTATCTACAACCCCTTTCATGATGGCTCCCATCCGGCATTCATTTTCTATCATGGAGGCGGATGGGTAGTCGGCAGCATTGAGACCCACGATCCCTTATGCCGATCCTTGGCAAACCTTGCGCAATGTATTGTCATTTCCGTGGACTACCGGCTGGCGCCTGAACATAAGTTTCCGAAAGCTGTGGAAGATGCGTATGCTGCAGCTGAGTGGATCGCCAAAAACGGAGCAGACATACATGTGGACACAGACCATATTGCTGTGGGCGGCGACAGCGCGGGCGGAAATTTAGCGACGGTTACAACAATGATTGCGAAAGAAAAAGGGAGACCTGCCCTCTCCTATCAGGTTCTTTTCTATCCATCCACGGGCGCAGGCATTCCCACTGAATCAGAACGAGAGAATGGCGAGGGATATTTTTTAACAACAGCCATGATGACTTGGTTTGCCGGAAAATATTTTCATACATTTGAAGAACTGCAAAACCCTTACGCCGTTCCGTTAAAAGCAGAAGATTTAAGCGGTTTGCCGCCGGCCCTCGTGATTACGGCCGAATTCGACCCTTTGCGGGATGAAGGAAAAATGTATGCCGACGAGCTGGAAAAAGCAGGCGTGGACGTTGTGCACACATGCTACGACGGAATGATTCACGGCTTCGTAAGCATGGACGCGTTTATATCAAAAGGAACGGAAGCGATCGAACAAGCTGCCGGGGCATTGCGCGATGTGTTTCGGGTATAG
- a CDS encoding DUF3603 family protein, which produces MARIRDVWVNWFEGEENGYNICPFHEWRSEDRIEVLDIAEVVKVTERLYERLENSLEALPRELLDAIYRKSALRKNMSKLPLDYCFIATTGTATLVVDTLGYETPIRKSRLTPRQEKLAIEAIEQSEEPACGEEGEPIEKEYHILSPHPNYMYGLTRKERQLKQLLFMIIDQLDVSGQEAEIRYWYTEWAPAKYMEIQMMSGEEALRKLYEEVSEGWSDAHYHLCEAMAKGQPFFEKIWDMQHESEMHK; this is translated from the coding sequence ATGGCCCGAATTCGTGATGTATGGGTCAATTGGTTTGAAGGCGAAGAGAATGGATACAATATTTGTCCGTTTCATGAATGGCGAAGTGAAGACCGAATAGAAGTACTTGACATAGCTGAGGTTGTAAAGGTAACCGAGCGATTATATGAACGGCTGGAAAATAGTCTGGAGGCGCTGCCTCGAGAATTACTCGATGCGATTTATCGAAAAAGTGCGCTTCGCAAAAATATGTCCAAGCTTCCGCTCGATTATTGTTTTATTGCAACAACCGGAACAGCCACGTTGGTTGTGGATACACTTGGATATGAAACGCCGATTCGAAAAAGCCGCTTGACACCCCGGCAGGAAAAACTGGCGATTGAGGCGATCGAACAGTCCGAAGAACCTGCTTGCGGGGAAGAAGGCGAGCCGATCGAAAAGGAGTATCATATCCTGTCTCCGCATCCGAATTATATGTACGGGTTAACACGTAAAGAACGACAACTAAAACAGCTACTGTTTATGATTATCGACCAATTGGACGTGTCCGGTCAAGAGGCGGAAATCCGTTATTGGTACACAGAGTGGGCCCCTGCCAAATACATGGAAATTCAAATGATGAGCGGGGAAGAAGCATTGCGAAAGCTGTACGAGGAAGTGAGTGAAGGCTGGAGCGATGCTCATTATCACTTATGCGAGGCGATGGCAAAGGGGCAGCCATTCTTTGAAAAAATATGGGATATGCAGCATGAAAGCGAAATGCATAAATAA
- a CDS encoding DUF5362 family protein — protein sequence MEERNKIPLKRISRWGQFVGIITIIIGSISAIVGLFDFIIGAIPGVISIILGYLIFRTGRAAKYIATSEDVTMTYLNELLDKYGKMLLISGIMAILLLALLLFALVLLFIALIAGM from the coding sequence GTGGAAGAACGAAACAAAATTCCTTTGAAAAGAATATCAAGGTGGGGACAGTTTGTAGGAATCATCACGATTATCATTGGATCGATAAGCGCCATAGTCGGCCTTTTTGATTTCATCATCGGTGCTATCCCAGGTGTCATCTCAATTATTCTCGGTTATCTCATCTTTCGCACAGGGAGAGCAGCAAAATATATAGCTACCTCAGAAGATGTGACGATGACTTACTTAAATGAACTTTTGGATAAGTATGGTAAAATGTTGTTAATTTCCGGGATCATGGCAATTCTGTTACTTGCTTTGCTCTTATTTGCTCTCGTCCTATTATTCATCGCATTGATAGCAGGAATGTAA
- a CDS encoding alkaline phosphatase, translating into MKTGKRIFAGLSACALSAFTLQAVYASEGPATSESYEDDTVNNVIFMIPDGYSQGYANNYRDYKEDGLPIWDELDMLQGHVTTSSADEAITDSAAAGTALATGTKTNNGMLGLAPDGTELESILDVASDAGKRTGLVATSTINHATPAAFAANIEDRNDYTEIAPQMIENENVDLLMGGGRAEFLPQDEGGIREDSKNYISEAKEHGFRYLESKRDMEHQTEEADRVIGLFADDALTPAMETSTTEPTIEEMTDFSLDFLSEEEDGFFLMVEGSQIDWAGHDNDAAYAMSETEAFEEAVESAVDFADEDGETLVVIASDHDTGGMGVHTSEEATPSLLHDVTALGADMAEEVDHDWSNLEEVLTENTNIEWREGDLQQLRESDDLALEINSLLSERAGVSWTSTDHTAIDIPLYVYGAHNETFNGTIDNTDVPNLMLEAMGLETLE; encoded by the coding sequence TTGAAAACGGGAAAGCGTATCTTCGCGGGACTATCTGCATGTGCACTGTCGGCCTTTACTTTGCAAGCTGTTTACGCATCAGAAGGCCCTGCAACTTCCGAATCTTATGAAGATGACACCGTGAACAATGTGATTTTCATGATTCCGGATGGTTATTCACAGGGGTATGCCAATAATTACCGGGATTACAAAGAGGATGGCCTTCCCATATGGGACGAGCTTGACATGTTGCAAGGGCATGTCACAACGTCATCTGCTGACGAAGCAATCACGGACTCGGCGGCAGCGGGAACGGCCTTGGCCACGGGGACAAAGACGAACAATGGGATGCTCGGTCTCGCCCCGGATGGGACAGAATTGGAATCTATACTCGATGTTGCAAGTGATGCAGGGAAACGCACCGGACTCGTTGCAACTTCCACGATTAACCATGCAACCCCGGCGGCTTTTGCTGCCAACATAGAAGATCGAAATGACTATACCGAAATTGCCCCGCAGATGATTGAGAATGAAAATGTCGATCTTCTTATGGGAGGCGGACGCGCTGAGTTTTTACCGCAGGACGAGGGAGGCATTCGGGAAGACAGTAAAAATTACATCTCCGAAGCGAAGGAGCATGGTTTTCGCTATCTAGAGTCTAAAAGGGATATGGAGCATCAAACAGAAGAAGCCGACCGTGTTATTGGATTATTCGCGGATGATGCACTCACCCCTGCAATGGAAACAAGCACAACCGAGCCCACGATCGAAGAGATGACTGATTTTTCCCTCGATTTTCTCTCTGAAGAGGAAGACGGGTTCTTTTTAATGGTAGAAGGGAGTCAAATTGATTGGGCAGGCCATGACAATGATGCAGCTTATGCCATGAGTGAAACGGAAGCTTTTGAAGAAGCGGTTGAATCAGCGGTAGACTTTGCAGACGAAGATGGGGAGACTTTGGTTGTCATTGCCAGCGACCATGACACCGGGGGCATGGGTGTTCATACGTCAGAAGAAGCCACCCCCTCCCTCCTTCATGATGTAACAGCTCTTGGTGCCGATATGGCAGAAGAAGTCGACCATGATTGGTCCAACCTGGAAGAAGTGTTGACAGAGAACACGAATATTGAATGGAGGGAGGGAGACCTTCAACAATTAAGGGAAAGCGATGACCTCGCGTTGGAGATCAACAGCCTTTTAAGTGAACGCGCCGGTGTAAGCTGGACGTCCACGGACCACACAGCCATCGATATTCCACTATACGTTTACGGAGCACACAATGAAACATTCAATGGAACCATTGATAACACGGATGTACCGAACTTAATGCTTGAAGCGATGGGACTTGAAACGCTCGAATAA
- a CDS encoding autorepressor SdpR family transcription factor: protein MLNNNVYKALSDENRRKILDLLLEGDQTAGEIAEHFEMSKAGISQHLNVLKNAQLVYSDKQGQYVYYSLNTTVFQDVLKWMMRFRKEDV from the coding sequence TTGCTCAACAACAATGTCTATAAAGCACTGTCCGATGAGAATCGAAGAAAAATATTGGATCTTCTTCTTGAAGGTGATCAGACTGCAGGTGAAATTGCTGAACATTTTGAGATGAGTAAAGCAGGGATTTCACAACATCTCAATGTGTTAAAAAACGCCCAGCTTGTATATTCAGATAAGCAAGGTCAGTATGTTTACTACTCACTTAATACGACAGTATTTCAAGATGTCTTAAAGTGGATGATGCGATTTAGAAAGGAGGATGTATGA
- a CDS encoding SdpI family protein, with translation MATTDGLNAFLHPFVMLLIIGSAVLIPRTGKRVSYFQRYTQGLYAILLSVTLIVLIVHIATLIFHMGYAINLLLIVPVSVGAVFMVMGNYLQRFKLPNDVSYSRVWNQKLRPFARIFVIGGAMMILAVFLPAMMLLFFIILTVMISILVISLFSGTKSA, from the coding sequence ATGGCGACAACAGATGGACTGAATGCTTTCCTTCATCCCTTTGTTATGCTTTTGATCATTGGGAGTGCCGTCTTAATACCGCGAACGGGAAAGCGAGTTTCTTATTTTCAACGTTATACGCAGGGACTGTATGCCATACTCTTGTCGGTGACCCTTATTGTGCTAATTGTTCATATTGCAACCCTCATATTTCATATGGGTTACGCGATTAATTTGCTTTTAATTGTTCCTGTTTCCGTCGGTGCAGTATTCATGGTCATGGGGAATTATTTGCAACGTTTTAAATTGCCAAATGACGTAAGTTACTCGCGGGTTTGGAACCAAAAGCTTCGTCCATTTGCCAGAATATTTGTTATTGGAGGGGCAATGATGATCTTGGCCGTATTTTTACCAGCGATGATGTTGTTGTTTTTCATCATATTGACAGTAATGATCTCTATCCTGGTCATTAGTCTCTTCAGTGGAACAAAATCAGCGTGA
- a CDS encoding GNAT family N-acetyltransferase: MDTLTITELDTEKKISEAFPVMNQLRTHLNEKEYMELVAEARDKDMYRMFALYDQEDIVAVIGFKPMITLYYGRFVWVCDLVTDTDKRSNGYGEKLLLYVHNWALENNYKSVALSSGLQRYDAHRFYEEKMEYGKASYVFKKSLHE; the protein is encoded by the coding sequence ATGGACACGTTAACGATTACGGAACTTGATACGGAAAAGAAAATCAGCGAAGCTTTTCCAGTTATGAACCAGCTGCGCACGCATCTTAACGAAAAAGAATACATGGAGTTGGTGGCTGAGGCGAGAGATAAAGATATGTACAGAATGTTTGCTTTGTACGATCAAGAAGATATCGTTGCGGTGATTGGGTTTAAACCTATGATCACTTTATATTATGGGCGGTTTGTTTGGGTTTGTGATTTAGTTACGGATACGGATAAGCGTTCTAACGGATATGGCGAAAAGCTTCTTTTGTACGTCCATAACTGGGCACTGGAAAATAATTATAAAAGTGTTGCACTTTCATCAGGCTTGCAACGTTATGATGCGCATCGATTTTATGAAGAAAAAATGGAATACGGCAAAGCAAGTTATGTGTTTAAAAAATCTCTGCATGAATGA
- a CDS encoding pyridoxamine 5'-phosphate oxidase family protein — protein MDVIRDRSNSFNLDEFLQKPLFAHLSTVTKDNHPRESPVWFYWENECIWIIGTSSDSFPGRIKENAECAIGIIDFEHTTGKVFHAGFRGYATIEPFDKGIAERLLSRYLGSEEESWDSRFRDLDDSNILVRFVPETVVVRDQSYVPNI, from the coding sequence ATGGATGTTATAAGGGATAGAAGTAATAGTTTTAACTTAGACGAATTTCTACAGAAACCTTTGTTTGCTCATCTTTCAACAGTAACAAAGGATAATCACCCGAGAGAATCACCAGTATGGTTTTACTGGGAAAATGAATGTATCTGGATTATCGGAACATCATCAGATAGCTTTCCAGGAAGGATAAAGGAAAACGCTGAATGTGCCATTGGGATCATCGATTTTGAACATACCACAGGAAAAGTTTTTCATGCAGGGTTTAGGGGTTATGCTACAATAGAACCTTTTGATAAAGGAATTGCTGAACGACTACTTTCACGTTATCTCGGCTCTGAAGAAGAGAGTTGGGATTCTAGGTTTAGAGATTTAGACGATAGCAATATTTTGGTTCGTTTTGTTCCAGAGACGGTTGTGGTGCGTGATCAATCCTATGTTCCAAATATTTGA
- a CDS encoding tetraprenyl-beta-curcumene synthase family protein: MAKSTPSNPVRILQRAKKETLPKAHKQLEFWKNEGQKIRDKEIREQAVWTVSDKTFHCEGGSILALLAGDNQDPYIQFMVGYQSICDYLDTLCDKNDSHNPDDFRALHQALLDSLEPHGQIGDYYQYRPNFDDDGYLEKMVTRCREAIVKFPGFSSVKEDMKEVSQYYIDFQVYKHVEEDQREGLLYNYYVENQDLVPGMRWYEFSCAVASTLALYCLAAYAAEGPITKEDSTRIKEAYFPWMQGLHIMLDYFIDQEEDLQENEMNFVAYYESKNDMLDRFKYIDHEATKRLKGLPDEKFHLMIKKGLYALYLSDGKVRENEAYKKDAKEIIKLGGKQASFFFQNLWMFKRTV, encoded by the coding sequence ATGGCTAAATCCACACCTTCAAATCCGGTAAGGATTCTTCAAAGAGCTAAAAAGGAAACACTGCCAAAAGCACATAAACAACTTGAGTTTTGGAAAAATGAAGGTCAGAAAATAAGAGATAAAGAAATTCGTGAACAAGCGGTATGGACGGTAAGTGATAAAACGTTCCATTGTGAAGGTGGAAGTATTTTAGCCTTATTGGCCGGAGATAATCAAGATCCATACATTCAATTTATGGTTGGCTATCAATCCATTTGTGATTATCTGGATACCCTTTGCGATAAAAATGATTCACATAATCCCGATGACTTTCGTGCTTTGCACCAAGCGTTATTGGACAGCTTGGAGCCGCACGGCCAGATCGGCGATTATTATCAATACAGACCAAACTTTGACGATGATGGCTACCTTGAAAAAATGGTCACTCGTTGCAGGGAAGCGATTGTTAAGTTCCCGGGTTTTTCTTCTGTGAAAGAGGATATGAAAGAAGTATCCCAATACTATATTGATTTTCAAGTGTACAAACACGTGGAAGAAGATCAGCGTGAAGGTTTATTGTACAACTATTACGTGGAAAACCAGGATTTGGTTCCGGGCATGCGCTGGTATGAGTTTTCTTGTGCGGTTGCTTCAACGCTCGCTTTGTATTGCCTCGCGGCATATGCAGCAGAAGGCCCAATAACAAAAGAAGATTCTACACGAATCAAAGAAGCCTATTTCCCGTGGATGCAAGGGTTGCATATTATGCTTGATTATTTCATTGATCAAGAAGAAGACCTTCAAGAAAATGAAATGAATTTTGTTGCGTACTACGAAAGTAAAAATGATATGCTTGACCGATTTAAATATATCGATCATGAAGCGACAAAAAGACTCAAAGGATTGCCCGATGAAAAATTTCATCTCATGATAAAAAAAGGTCTATACGCCCTTTATTTATCCGATGGCAAGGTTAGAGAAAATGAAGCGTATAAAAAAGATGCGAAAGAGATCATCAAACTTGGCGGAAAACAAGCATCCTTCTTTTTCCAAAACCTTTGGATGTTTAAAAGAACCGTTTAG
- a CDS encoding DUF3221 domain-containing protein, with the protein MKQVLLLALILGMLFGCGLQESDSEQEHGGSNAASEVSGYVVEEEDERILVVDTESSSTASGGEHYDAVWLSGFSEDVDLGEKVNAGYGDAMEPYPGKHRMSLISK; encoded by the coding sequence ATGAAACAAGTACTGTTGCTGGCGTTAATTTTAGGAATGCTTTTTGGGTGCGGACTTCAAGAATCGGATTCTGAACAAGAGCATGGGGGTTCAAACGCGGCGTCTGAGGTTTCAGGATATGTGGTGGAAGAAGAGGATGAGCGAATTCTCGTGGTTGATACAGAATCAAGCTCAACGGCAAGTGGGGGAGAACATTACGATGCCGTTTGGTTGTCCGGTTTTTCCGAGGATGTTGACCTAGGGGAAAAGGTAAATGCCGGGTATGGGGATGCCATGGAACCCTATCCGGGGAAACATCGGATGTCGCTTATATCGAAGTAA
- a CDS encoding CBS domain-containing protein, with product MKIIAAHKNTDFDALASLVAAKKLHPDASILLPAKVSPNVKQYLAIYRDQFPYINENQISSEGIEKLILVDTYDPVRASNKFQEVPPASITVYDHHPESFDLPYPGETAAVGATITILLERIQTSEIILTDWERTLFALGLYTDTGSFTHEHTTSRDVRALLFLFKQGIALDVVNRFSDTSFSEEQKALLLQLLQQGEVHDVDGVSIMIGTFSADAFIDRLNLIVEKWLDLAEADACIAVTEMKNTIFVTARSEHPRVDVSKALAAIDGGGHPQAAAATIKDEGQAEVTAKLHAHLSEAVTPALVAKQMMSQPVKTVTPDTSTEEVRAEIRRYGHSGFPVQINGKLVGMISRRDVDKALHHGLGHAPVKGHMNEHVITCEANTTSEEVQKRMITHDIGRLPVLANNELIGIISRSDLLQLLHDKHYETKKKEKRNLTDNMTHALPADHFDLLKTIGHIADQKGVQAYLIGGIVRDLLLKRENEDMDIVIEGDGIAFADTAADQLDGELYTHNDFKTAKIILNNGQHVDVASARAEYYDAPAALPNVRFSNLREDLYRRDFTFNAMAIQLNEDAFGTLIDPFGGEKDLQEGQIRVLHNLSFIEDPTRILRAIRFELKFSYTLAADTERFAELAPSAISRLSADRIKAELLRLFSEVTAARTFKRLDALTLLGAFIPFAEWSRQTREMISILEDDQSLPENLYTFSRILPLFAFNGKLQHLTRFALTRAEKQLLNTFERLQTLDDTAFTSLGTLHENVHDVEETSLVIFEIYMKVFHQKKSTAIKRYRDKRRRMPSLLSGEDLRKLHMVPGPQYKRFLLQAENLWMDDSLKNRDEALQWLRNRNGGESDK from the coding sequence ATGAAAATTATCGCTGCCCATAAAAACACGGATTTTGACGCCCTCGCCTCTCTCGTTGCCGCGAAAAAACTCCATCCCGATGCGAGTATTTTATTGCCGGCAAAAGTGAGCCCGAATGTGAAACAATATTTGGCCATCTACCGCGACCAATTCCCGTATATCAACGAAAATCAAATATCATCGGAAGGGATCGAGAAACTGATCTTAGTCGATACATATGATCCGGTCCGGGCAAGCAATAAATTTCAAGAGGTTCCTCCCGCGAGCATCACGGTCTATGACCACCACCCGGAAAGCTTTGACCTCCCCTACCCCGGAGAAACAGCAGCGGTCGGCGCCACAATTACGATTTTGCTTGAACGCATTCAAACGAGCGAAATCATCCTCACCGATTGGGAGCGGACGTTATTCGCGCTTGGTTTGTACACGGATACCGGCTCTTTTACGCACGAACATACGACAAGCCGCGACGTACGCGCCCTGCTTTTTTTATTCAAACAAGGGATCGCTCTTGATGTCGTCAATCGTTTTTCCGATACTTCCTTTTCCGAGGAACAGAAAGCCCTGCTTTTGCAGCTTCTTCAGCAAGGAGAAGTCCACGACGTTGACGGCGTTTCCATTATGATTGGAACGTTTTCCGCCGACGCTTTCATTGACCGACTGAACCTCATCGTTGAAAAGTGGCTTGATTTGGCGGAGGCAGATGCATGCATCGCTGTTACGGAAATGAAAAATACGATTTTCGTCACCGCAAGAAGCGAGCATCCGCGCGTGGACGTCTCGAAGGCCTTGGCTGCCATCGACGGCGGAGGCCACCCCCAAGCAGCGGCCGCGACAATCAAGGACGAGGGGCAAGCGGAGGTAACCGCTAAACTCCATGCCCACCTTTCCGAGGCGGTCACGCCTGCCCTCGTTGCAAAACAAATGATGAGCCAACCGGTAAAAACAGTGACTCCCGATACGTCTACTGAAGAAGTCCGAGCCGAGATCCGGCGGTACGGCCATTCCGGATTTCCGGTTCAAATAAACGGCAAATTGGTCGGGATGATCTCCCGCCGTGATGTGGACAAAGCGCTCCATCACGGGCTCGGGCACGCTCCGGTCAAAGGGCACATGAATGAACATGTCATTACATGTGAAGCGAACACGACTTCCGAAGAAGTCCAAAAACGGATGATCACGCACGATATCGGACGATTGCCGGTGCTGGCCAACAATGAACTGATCGGCATCATTTCACGCTCTGATCTTTTACAACTTCTGCACGATAAACACTATGAAACAAAAAAGAAAGAAAAACGCAATTTAACGGACAACATGACCCATGCCCTGCCTGCGGATCATTTTGATTTGTTGAAAACGATCGGCCATATTGCCGATCAAAAAGGGGTTCAAGCCTATCTTATCGGCGGCATCGTCAGAGATCTGTTGCTAAAGCGTGAAAATGAAGATATGGACATTGTGATCGAAGGCGACGGCATCGCTTTTGCCGACACGGCTGCCGATCAATTGGATGGAGAATTGTATACCCACAACGACTTTAAGACTGCAAAAATAATCCTCAATAACGGACAGCACGTTGATGTTGCCTCGGCCCGGGCGGAATATTATGATGCACCTGCCGCCTTGCCGAATGTCAGGTTTTCAAATTTGCGCGAAGACCTTTATCGCAGGGATTTCACTTTTAACGCGATGGCCATTCAGCTCAATGAAGATGCGTTTGGGACGCTTATCGATCCGTTTGGCGGGGAAAAAGATTTGCAAGAGGGGCAAATACGTGTCCTCCATAATCTTAGTTTTATCGAGGACCCGACGAGAATTTTACGCGCCATCCGTTTTGAGTTGAAATTTTCCTACACCCTTGCCGCGGATACGGAAAGATTTGCCGAATTGGCTCCATCCGCTATCTCCCGCTTATCCGCGGACCGCATTAAAGCGGAGCTTCTACGGTTGTTTTCCGAAGTAACAGCGGCAAGGACATTCAAACGATTGGACGCTTTGACCCTTTTGGGGGCGTTTATTCCATTTGCCGAGTGGTCCCGGCAAACCAGAGAGATGATTTCCATCCTGGAGGATGATCAATCCTTACCGGAAAACTTGTACACCTTTTCACGCATCCTGCCGTTATTTGCGTTTAACGGAAAGTTGCAACACCTCACCCGTTTTGCATTGACGAGAGCCGAAAAACAATTGTTGAACACTTTCGAGCGTTTACAAACCCTAGATGACACAGCATTTACTTCGCTCGGCACTCTTCATGAAAACGTCCATGACGTCGAAGAGACGAGCCTGGTTATTTTTGAAATATATATGAAAGTTTTCCATCAAAAAAAGAGCACTGCAATCAAGCGATACCGCGATAAACGGCGCCGCATGCCTTCGTTGCTTTCCGGAGAAGATTTACGAAAGCTGCATATGGTCCCCGGGCCGCAATACAAGCGGTTTTTGTTACAAGCAGAAAACCTTTGGATGGATGACAGCCTCAAAAATCGTGACGAAGCGTTGCAATGGCTGAGAAATAGAAATGGCGGAGAATCCGACAAATAG
- a CDS encoding universal stress protein — protein sequence MQSYQNILVGIDVHGPEWDKPFDQACIYALNHDATLHIATVLNTKTYTTEERFDPKLKELKQHAHEMLDNYKQKAKDKGVYQVNVIFDTGSPKTRITRHLAQKHDIDLIVVGANLANKAEKFVLGSVADGIVREARCDVVTVK from the coding sequence ATGCAGTCATATCAAAATATTTTAGTCGGGATTGATGTTCATGGTCCAGAGTGGGATAAGCCTTTTGATCAAGCATGTATATATGCGTTAAATCATGACGCCACCTTGCATATTGCTACAGTTTTAAATACAAAGACATACACCACTGAAGAGCGTTTTGATCCAAAATTAAAAGAACTAAAACAGCATGCGCATGAAATGCTTGATAATTACAAGCAAAAGGCAAAGGATAAAGGTGTCTATCAAGTTAATGTGATTTTCGATACCGGCTCCCCAAAAACACGGATCACCCGTCACTTAGCACAAAAGCATGACATTGATCTCATTGTTGTGGGGGCTAATCTGGCAAACAAAGCGGAGAAGTTCGTCTTGGGAAGTGTGGCTGATGGGATCGTCCGAGAAGCGCGATGTGACGTTGTTACGGTAAAGTGA